From a region of the Sphingopyxis sp. YR583 genome:
- the leuA gene encoding 2-isopropylmalate synthase, with the protein MTMLRDPSAKYSAFPQVPLANREWPGRVTTTAPIWLSTDMRDGNQSLIDPMDAEKKARFFDLLVKCGFKEIEVGFPSAGATEFDFISGLVKNGRIPGDVTPQVLTQSRADLIRTSFDSLEGAKTAIVHVYNAVSPAWRKIVFGMEMDEIRGIAIEGAKQLRDNAARLPGTDWRFEYSPETFSTAELDFSIACCEAVMDILQPTADKPIILNLPATVEASTANIYADQIEYFCKNLPNRDRAIISLHTHNDRGTGVAAAELGLLAGADRVEGCLFGNGERTGNTCLVTVALNMYTQGVDPQLDFSNIDEVIQTVEYCNNLPVHPRHPYGGELVYTAFSGSHQDAIKKGFAARERQNDERWEVPYLPIDPADLGRSYEAVIRVNSQSGKGGVAWVLEQDKGLKLPKKMQASFSHVVQALADETSRELGAEDIWHAFERQYLATEAKRFQLVDWSETHSGTDRIFAGKLTIDGTPRSVSGRGNGLMSSVIAALSESGGPVMDIVDYSEHAIGQGSNVQAAAYVECRTADGRSLFGCGLDTDVATASVRAILSAANGA; encoded by the coding sequence ATGACCATGCTCCGCGACCCGTCCGCGAAATATTCCGCCTTCCCGCAGGTTCCCTTGGCGAACCGCGAATGGCCCGGCCGCGTCACCACGACTGCGCCGATCTGGCTCTCCACCGACATGCGCGACGGCAACCAGTCGCTGATCGACCCGATGGATGCCGAGAAAAAGGCGCGTTTCTTCGACCTGCTCGTCAAATGCGGCTTCAAGGAGATCGAGGTCGGCTTCCCCAGCGCGGGCGCGACCGAATTCGACTTCATCTCGGGACTGGTCAAGAACGGCCGCATCCCGGGCGACGTCACGCCGCAGGTGCTGACGCAAAGCCGCGCCGACCTCATCCGCACCAGCTTCGACAGCCTCGAAGGCGCAAAGACCGCGATCGTCCACGTCTATAACGCGGTCAGCCCCGCGTGGCGCAAGATCGTCTTCGGCATGGAGATGGACGAGATCAGGGGCATCGCGATCGAGGGCGCAAAGCAGCTCCGCGACAATGCCGCGCGCCTGCCCGGCACCGACTGGCGCTTCGAATATAGCCCCGAAACCTTCTCGACCGCCGAGCTCGATTTCAGCATCGCCTGCTGCGAGGCGGTGATGGACATCCTCCAGCCGACCGCCGACAAGCCGATCATCCTCAACCTCCCCGCAACGGTCGAGGCGTCGACTGCGAACATCTATGCCGACCAGATCGAATATTTCTGCAAGAATTTGCCCAACCGCGACCGCGCGATCATCTCCTTGCACACCCACAACGACCGCGGCACCGGCGTCGCGGCGGCCGAGCTCGGCCTGCTCGCGGGCGCCGACCGCGTCGAGGGCTGCCTGTTCGGCAATGGCGAGCGCACCGGCAACACCTGCCTCGTCACTGTCGCGCTCAACATGTACACGCAGGGCGTCGACCCGCAGCTCGACTTCTCGAACATCGACGAGGTCATCCAGACGGTCGAATATTGCAACAATCTGCCCGTCCACCCGCGCCACCCCTATGGCGGCGAGCTCGTCTACACCGCCTTTTCGGGCAGCCACCAGGACGCGATCAAGAAAGGCTTCGCCGCGCGCGAGCGCCAGAATGACGAGCGCTGGGAAGTCCCCTATCTGCCCATCGACCCCGCCGACCTCGGCCGCAGCTACGAAGCGGTGATCCGCGTCAACAGCCAGTCGGGCAAGGGCGGCGTCGCATGGGTGCTCGAACAGGACAAGGGCCTGAAACTGCCCAAGAAAATGCAGGCGAGCTTCAGCCATGTCGTGCAGGCGCTGGCGGACGAAACGAGCCGCGAACTCGGCGCCGAGGACATCTGGCACGCCTTCGAGCGCCAATATCTGGCGACCGAAGCCAAGCGCTTCCAGCTCGTCGACTGGTCGGAGACGCACTCGGGCACCGACCGCATCTTCGCCGGCAAGCTCACCATCGACGGCACCCCGCGCAGCGTCAGCGGCCGCGGCAACGGCCTGATGTCGAGCGTCATCGCCGCACTCAGCGAAAGCGGCGGCCCGGTGATGGACATCGTCGATTACAGCGAGCACGCGATCGGCCAGGGCAGCAATGTGCAGGCCGCGGCCTATGTCGAATGCCGCACCGCGGACGGCAGGAGCCTGTTCGGCTGCGGTCTGGATACCGACGTCGCGACGGCGAGCGTGCGGGCGATTTTGTCGGCGGCTAATGGGGCTTAG
- a CDS encoding rhodanese-like domain-containing protein, producing the protein MRTLLLALTLTATPAFAQANPQIDYPGFQALTASVAPERATRLVKFDAFKAEAAKPGTLLLDARSKDAFQRGHIKGAVNLPLTDFTAESLAAVIGANPDRPILIYCNNNFSNHRSPVPLKSAPLALNIQTFINLVGYGYPNVRELADVVDFTDPKVEWVTG; encoded by the coding sequence ATGCGCACCCTGCTTCTCGCTCTCACCCTGACAGCCACCCCCGCCTTCGCCCAAGCCAACCCGCAGATCGACTATCCCGGCTTTCAGGCGCTCACCGCCAGCGTCGCCCCCGAACGCGCCACCCGCCTCGTCAAGTTCGACGCGTTCAAGGCCGAGGCCGCGAAACCCGGCACCCTCCTTCTCGACGCGCGCTCGAAGGACGCATTCCAGCGCGGCCATATCAAGGGCGCGGTCAACCTCCCGCTCACCGACTTCACGGCGGAGAGCCTCGCCGCGGTGATCGGCGCGAACCCCGACCGCCCCATCCTCATCTATTGCAACAATAATTTCTCGAACCACCGCAGCCCCGTGCCGCTCAAATCGGCGCCACTCGCGCTCAATATCCAGACCTTCATCAATCTCGTCGGCTATGGCTATCCGAACGTCCGCGAACTCGCCGACGTCGTCGATTTCACCGATCCGAAGGTCGAGTGGGTGACCGGCTGA
- a CDS encoding YceI family protein, with protein sequence MRRILPYAAAALVAVVATPIVLAQGGSAPGAPDKSRVTAGTYAADAGHTMVVWEVDHLGFSKYTGIFGDVTGTLVIDPKNLAAAKVDVTIPVSKVTTASAGLTSHLLRAGKDGGKPDFFGAAPADAKFVSTRVVLDDDGDEAKVTGNLTLNGVTKPVSLDVDFHGAGVGMNKKETIGFQAETTIKRSDFGISMGIPMVSDEVELEIHAAFEKQ encoded by the coding sequence ATGCGCCGCATCCTCCCCTACGCCGCCGCTGCCCTTGTCGCCGTCGTCGCGACCCCGATCGTCCTCGCACAGGGCGGTTCCGCCCCCGGCGCCCCCGACAAATCACGCGTCACCGCGGGCACCTACGCCGCCGATGCCGGCCACACGATGGTCGTGTGGGAAGTCGATCACCTCGGCTTCAGCAAATATACCGGCATCTTCGGCGACGTGACCGGTACGCTCGTGATCGATCCCAAAAATCTCGCCGCCGCCAAGGTCGACGTGACGATCCCCGTGTCGAAAGTCACGACCGCCAGCGCCGGCCTGACCAGCCACCTGCTCCGCGCCGGCAAGGATGGCGGCAAGCCCGACTTCTTCGGCGCCGCCCCCGCCGACGCCAAATTCGTCTCGACCCGCGTCGTCCTCGACGATGATGGCGACGAGGCCAAGGTCACCGGCAACCTCACGCTCAACGGCGTGACCAAGCCCGTCTCCCTCGACGTCGATTTCCACGGCGCGGGCGTCGGCATGAACAAGAAGGAAACGATCGGCTTCCAGGCCGAAACCACGATCAAGCGCAGCGATTTCGGCATTTCGATGGGCATCCCGATGGTCAGCGACGAAGTCGAACTCGAAATCCACGCCGCGTTCGAAAAGCAGTAA
- a CDS encoding helix-turn-helix transcriptional regulator produces the protein MDSLFVREAGEIENAFLAAPFEEDGWNAALRLFARRTRSSHAQLLGLGDEATLFNFMPDIDAAYQCEFQEIEGWRPEVNWRVAASGRPLEIVSEVHYDIAREHSGTDDYEDHIRRWGGVHGCQTVLVEGEGLLVGLAALHSEREGRTASRDRNMFATGATYALAAVRMQQAMAQRGAAMTVGAFDAIGVAAFLIDRHGAVAALSAAAEAIVGDRADGALRLRRGRLGAARRDADTLLQEALVRALNGEAMQQYWIGSPRDGGPGMLCELFRLPRREWDFGFDPRVLVVVRRAADIPAMRTAPLRAALGLTASEAEIALRLANGEAREDIATARGTSAQTLGTQIKSILRKSDVAREAELTALVNRLLR, from the coding sequence ATGGATAGCCTGTTCGTCCGCGAGGCGGGCGAGATCGAAAACGCCTTTCTGGCGGCGCCGTTCGAGGAGGACGGCTGGAACGCGGCGCTGCGCCTGTTCGCGCGGCGAACGCGCTCTTCGCACGCGCAATTGCTGGGGCTGGGCGACGAGGCGACGCTGTTCAACTTCATGCCCGATATCGACGCCGCCTATCAATGCGAATTCCAGGAAATCGAAGGATGGCGGCCCGAGGTCAACTGGCGCGTCGCGGCAAGCGGCCGCCCGCTCGAGATCGTGAGCGAGGTGCATTACGACATTGCGCGCGAGCATAGCGGCACCGACGATTATGAGGACCATATCCGCCGCTGGGGCGGGGTGCATGGCTGTCAGACGGTGCTGGTCGAGGGCGAGGGGCTGCTCGTCGGGCTCGCGGCGCTGCATTCCGAACGCGAGGGCCGGACCGCAAGCCGCGACCGCAATATGTTCGCCACCGGCGCAACCTATGCGCTGGCGGCGGTCCGGATGCAGCAGGCGATGGCGCAGCGCGGCGCGGCGATGACCGTGGGGGCATTCGATGCGATCGGCGTCGCGGCGTTTCTGATCGACCGGCACGGCGCCGTCGCGGCGCTGTCGGCGGCGGCCGAGGCGATCGTCGGCGACCGTGCGGACGGCGCGCTGCGGCTTCGTCGCGGGCGGCTGGGCGCCGCGCGGCGCGATGCCGACACGCTGTTGCAGGAGGCGCTGGTCCGCGCGCTGAACGGGGAGGCGATGCAGCAGTATTGGATCGGATCGCCGCGCGACGGCGGTCCGGGCATGTTGTGTGAATTGTTCCGCCTGCCGCGGCGCGAATGGGATTTCGGTTTCGACCCGCGGGTGCTGGTCGTGGTGCGGCGCGCAGCCGATATCCCCGCGATGCGGACCGCGCCGCTGCGCGCGGCGCTGGGCCTGACCGCGTCAGAGGCCGAGATCGCGTTGCGGCTGGCGAATGGCGAGGCGCGCGAGGATATTGCGACGGCGCGCGGGACGAGCGCGCAGACTTTGGGCACGCAGATCAAGTCGATCTTGCGCAAGAGCGATGTGGCGCGCGAAGCCGAGCTGACGGCGCTGGTGAACCGGCTGTTGCGGTAA
- a CDS encoding RNA ligase produces the protein MTQQHFARTIPYDRLVAGLDQAVAANLVTSRQGPGGLMLYKYTNSCVYDRGWNDFSMVARGLILDPGAQRIVATPFPKFFNLGEMDETIPDEPFEVYEKLDGSLIILFHHADRWNAVTRGSFESAQGRWAQDIVDRTDLSVLVPGTTYLAEAVYPENRIVVKYDESALVFLGAYDAGGFELPYADIVTLADRIGWRAARRYRFDSAAAMVAHADALPADDEGYVVQFASGLRLKVKGAEYRRVHALISNVTPLGIWNLMNDGDDLDTMRRVIPEELWYDFDTIRSILTERLGALQARIRATVDAVAHLDDKQVGLSLQTLDPEARRFVFTVRKNGDPMGHPKSRHAVMQAIRPDANRLDGYEPSHKMRHFVSETTG, from the coding sequence ATGACGCAACAGCATTTCGCACGGACCATCCCCTATGACCGGCTTGTCGCCGGGCTGGATCAGGCGGTCGCGGCAAATCTGGTCACCAGCCGGCAGGGGCCGGGTGGGCTGATGCTCTACAAATACACCAACAGCTGCGTGTACGACCGCGGCTGGAACGACTTTTCAATGGTCGCGCGCGGATTGATCCTCGACCCGGGCGCGCAGCGTATCGTCGCGACCCCCTTCCCCAAATTTTTCAATCTGGGCGAGATGGACGAGACGATCCCCGACGAGCCGTTCGAAGTGTATGAAAAGCTCGACGGCAGCCTGATCATCCTGTTCCACCATGCGGACCGCTGGAACGCGGTCACGCGCGGATCGTTCGAATCCGCGCAGGGCCGCTGGGCGCAGGACATCGTCGATCGCACCGACCTTTCGGTGCTCGTGCCGGGTACGACCTATCTGGCCGAGGCGGTGTATCCGGAAAACCGCATCGTCGTGAAATATGACGAAAGCGCGCTCGTTTTCCTCGGCGCCTATGATGCCGGGGGGTTCGAGCTGCCCTATGCGGACATCGTCACGCTCGCCGACCGGATCGGCTGGCGCGCGGCGCGGCGGTATCGGTTCGACAGCGCGGCGGCGATGGTCGCGCATGCCGATGCGCTGCCCGCCGATGACGAAGGCTATGTCGTGCAATTCGCCAGCGGCCTGCGGCTGAAGGTCAAGGGCGCCGAATATCGGCGGGTCCATGCGTTGATTTCCAACGTCACCCCGCTCGGTATCTGGAACCTGATGAACGACGGCGACGATCTCGACACGATGCGGCGGGTGATCCCCGAAGAGCTGTGGTATGATTTCGACACCATTCGTTCGATCCTGACCGAAAGGCTCGGCGCGCTGCAGGCGCGGATCCGCGCGACGGTGGATGCGGTCGCGCATCTCGACGACAAGCAGGTCGGGCTCAGCCTGCAGACGCTCGATCCAGAGGCGCGGCGCTTCGTCTTCACCGTCCGCAAGAACGGCGATCCGATGGGCCACCCCAAGTCGCGGCATGCCGTGATGCAGGCGATCCGGCCCGATGCCAATCGGCTGGACGGATATGAACCGTCGCACAAGATGCGGCATTTCGTGTCCGAAACCACCGGCTGA